A stretch of the Streptomyces ortus genome encodes the following:
- a CDS encoding FG-GAP and VCBS repeat-containing protein: MRVRTLAATAAVAALAAAGLTLPLAGSAAAATTPRFDFNGDGYADIAVGMPDATVNGKAKAGYISMIYGGAESPYQSTGVISQAEAGIPGTPEAGDRFGSSLAPVDMNGDGVFELVVGASGESLTSDQLKDEGTITVLESLQWHPKGTTVARGTSEYSSIGRTIATGDYDGDGDTDLAFGENGEEHGALRFRPGPLTADPVTPSTLRRYSMGGTTRALATGDFDGDGRDDLAATWRGTEDSSTFITRWDEEAAPAQWYADADRGSVLAAADFDRDGTDDLAVGLVQPNPESESTHCEDRLGGAVLLLKGSKSAGFGAGYECITQSNPEVGGAAEEGDDFGAALSAGDLNGDSRPELVVGVPGEDVGTVRDAGGYVTLNGTEHGLYGGLARSQSTPNMPGTAEAGDRFGAQVAVGDYNLDGLWDTAVSAPGENAGEPRSGGVWFAPSSTQETYPQGKSLTPYGFALPYGAIKYGEVLGL; this comes from the coding sequence GTGCGTGTACGCACCCTGGCCGCCACCGCCGCCGTCGCGGCACTCGCCGCCGCCGGTCTGACCCTGCCGCTCGCCGGGAGCGCCGCGGCGGCGACGACTCCGCGGTTCGACTTCAACGGCGACGGATACGCGGACATCGCGGTCGGCATGCCCGACGCCACGGTGAACGGCAAGGCCAAGGCCGGTTACATCAGCATGATCTACGGAGGCGCGGAGAGCCCTTACCAGTCCACCGGCGTCATCAGCCAGGCCGAGGCCGGCATACCCGGGACGCCCGAGGCGGGCGACCGATTCGGCTCCTCCCTGGCACCCGTCGACATGAACGGCGACGGCGTCTTCGAGCTCGTCGTCGGCGCGAGCGGCGAGTCACTCACCTCCGACCAGCTCAAGGACGAGGGCACCATCACCGTCCTGGAGAGCTTGCAGTGGCACCCCAAGGGCACCACCGTGGCCAGGGGCACGTCCGAGTACAGCAGCATCGGCCGCACGATCGCCACGGGTGACTACGACGGCGACGGCGACACCGACCTCGCGTTCGGCGAGAACGGTGAGGAGCACGGCGCGCTCCGGTTCCGCCCCGGCCCCCTCACCGCCGACCCGGTGACCCCCAGCACCCTGCGCCGCTACAGCATGGGCGGCACCACCCGCGCCCTGGCCACCGGGGACTTCGACGGCGACGGGCGCGACGACCTCGCCGCCACCTGGCGGGGCACCGAGGACTCCAGCACCTTCATCACGCGCTGGGACGAGGAGGCCGCACCGGCGCAGTGGTACGCCGACGCCGACCGCGGCAGTGTGCTCGCCGCCGCCGACTTCGACAGGGACGGCACGGACGACCTCGCGGTCGGCCTCGTACAGCCCAACCCCGAGTCGGAGAGCACACATTGCGAGGACCGGCTCGGCGGCGCTGTGCTCCTGCTCAAGGGCTCGAAGAGCGCCGGCTTCGGCGCCGGGTACGAGTGCATCACCCAGTCGAACCCGGAGGTCGGCGGTGCCGCCGAGGAGGGTGACGACTTCGGCGCCGCGCTGTCCGCCGGCGATCTGAACGGCGACAGCCGTCCGGAACTGGTGGTCGGCGTGCCCGGCGAGGACGTGGGGACCGTGCGGGACGCGGGCGGATACGTCACGTTGAACGGCACGGAACACGGCCTCTACGGAGGGCTGGCCCGCAGCCAGAGCACCCCGAACATGCCCGGCACGGCCGAGGCCGGCGACCGCTTCGGCGCCCAGGTGGCCGTCGGCGACTACAACCTCGACGGGCTGTGGGACACGGCGGTGAGCGCGCCCGGGGAGAACGCCGGTGAGCCCAGGTCCGGTGGTGTCTGGTTCGCGCCGAGCAGCACGCAGGAGACGTACCCGCAGGGCAAGTCACTGACTCCCTACGGCTTCGCGCTGCCCTACGGGGCCATCAAGTACGGAGAGGTACTGGGACTCTAG